From the genome of Vicia villosa cultivar HV-30 ecotype Madison, WI linkage group LG2, Vvil1.0, whole genome shotgun sequence, one region includes:
- the LOC131653188 gene encoding ubiquinone biosynthesis protein COQ4 homolog, mitochondrial-like gives MVDGGRIKLKTWQQAAVAFGSAVGALLNPRRADLIAALGETTGKPAFERVLQRMKSSPEGRAVLLERPRVVSANVGHAWDLPPNTFGAAYARFMGSRNFSPDDRPPVRFMDTDELAYVAMRAREVHDFWHTLFDLPTNLIGESALKVIEFQQMYLPMCMMSVVGGTVRFSEKQRKLFFQHYFPWALRAGTQCNDLMCVYYEQHFHEDLEDVRRKLGIVPVPAVP, from the exons ATGGTGGACGGTGGTAGAATCAAGCTTAAGACATGGCAGCAGGCTGCGGTGGCATTTGGTTCAGCGGTCGGAGCGCTTTTGAATCCGCGTAGAGCTGATTTGATAGCGGCTCTTGGTGAAACAACTGGAAAACCTGCCTttgaaagggttcttcaaaggaTGAAATCTTCCCCCGAAGGAAGG GCAGTACTGTTGGAGCGCCCTCGTGTTGTATCGGCAAATGTAGGACATGCTTGGGACCTTCCACCAAATACATTTGGTGCTGCCTATGCTAGATTTATGGGATCCAGGAACTTTTCACCAGACGATCGGCCTCCTGTGCGGTTCATGGATACAGATGAGCTGGCCTACGTTGCAATGCGAGCTCGTGAGGTTCATGACTTTTGGCACACCCTTTTTGACCTTCCTACTAACTTGATTGGGGAGTCAGCGCTGAAAGTAATCGAGTTTCAACAGATGTATCTTCCTATGTGCATGATGTCTGTTGTAGGGGGCACAGTAAGATTCAGCGAAAAACAGAGAAAATTGTTTTTTCAGCACTACTTCCCATGGGCTCTTCGTGCCGGCACACAATGCAATGATCTAATGTGTGTGTATTATGAGCAGCATTTTCATGAAGATTTAGAAGATGTTCGCAGAAAATTGGGAATTGTTCCGGTCCCTGCTGTTCCTTGA